In Oryza glaberrima chromosome 8, OglaRS2, whole genome shotgun sequence, the following are encoded in one genomic region:
- the LOC127782163 gene encoding uncharacterized acetyltransferase At3g50280-like, with product MGSNDHRNVALAVDRVRVLSRRLVRPSSSSSSSGHAPPCDIHLTPWDLRFLSIDYIQKGVLLPKPPLSGDRLADALASSFARALALFYPFAGRLVAEERADDGTVTVALRCTGEGAEFVHAAAPGVAVSDVVSSLYTPPEVWSFYSYNLVLGADAATESRPVLSTQVTELADGVFVGMSLNHSVGDGTTFWKFMNAWSEINRRAGGAMSDDLMIREISTPAPVFRRWFVETSPVPIPMPVGKLQHIVRRLERPEVQECFFTFSATSARKLKAKANDEMSGAATATISSLQAVLAHLWRGVCRARRLPPEQVTFYTVMVGCRGRVNGIPAGYVGNALMFGKAEATAGEIEEKGLGWTAWQLNRAVASFDEAGMRESLERWVREPEFTYMSKLQSGDAGGVALITGSSPRFDVFGNDFGWGRPVAVRSGAGNKIDGKATVFEGPDGAGSMSLEVCIAPDALRRLVADDEFMDAVTLPSS from the coding sequence ATGGGAAGCAATGACCACCGGAACGTAGCTCTCGCCGTTGACCGTGTCCGGGTCCTGTCCCGACGCCTCgtccggccgtcgtcgtcgtcgtcgtcgtccggtcACGCGCCGCCGTGCGACATCCACCTCACGCCGTGGGACCTCCGCTTCCTCAGCATCGACTACATCCAGAAGGGCGTCCTCCTGCCCAAGCCGCCGCTCTCCGGCGACCGCCTCGCCGACGCCCTCGCGTCCTCCTTCGCGCGCGCCCTCGCGCTGTTCTACCCGTTCGCCGGCCGTCTCGTCGCCGAGGAGCGCGCCGACGACGGGACCGTCACCGTCGCGCTGCGGTGCACCGGCGAGGGCGCCGAGTTCGTccacgcggcggcgcccggcgtgGCCGTGTCCGACGTCGTCTCGTCGCTCTACACGCCGCCGGAGGTATGGTCGTTCTACTCGTACAACCTGGTgctcggcgccgacgccgccaccgagTCGCGGCCCGTGCTGTCGACGCAGGTcaccgagctcgccgacggcgtgTTCGTCGGCATGTCGCTGAACCACTCCGTCGGCGACGGCACCACCTTCTGGAAGTTCATGAACGCATGGTCGGAGATCAACCGCCGCGCTGGCGGCGCCATGAGCGACGACCTGATGATCAGAGAGATCtccacgccggcgccggtgtTCCGGCGGTGGTTCGTCGAGACCAGCCCGGTGCCGATCCCCATGCCGGTCGGCAAGCTGCAGCACATCGTCCGACGGCTCGAGCGGCCGGAAGTGCAGGAATGCTTCTTCACCTTCTCGGCAACGAGCGCCCGGAAGCTCAAGGCGAAGGCGAACGACGAGATGTCCGGCGCGGCCACGGCAACCATCTCGTCGCTCCAGGCCGTGCTCGCCCACCTGTGGCGAGGTGTGTGCCGCGCCCGGCGACTCCCGCCGGAGCAGGTGACGTTCTACACGGTGATGGTGGGATGCCGGGGGCGCGTGAACGGCATCCCGGCGGGGTACGTCGGGAACGCGCTGATGTTCGGgaaggcggaggcgacggccggcgagaTCGAGGAGAAGGGGCTCGGGTGGACGGCATGGCAGCTGAACCGCGCCGTGGCGTCGTTCGACGAGGCCGGCATGAGGGAGTCGCTGGAGCGGTGGGTGCGGGAGCCGGAGTTCACGTACATGTCGAAGCTGCAATCCGGCGatgccggcggcgtggcgctgaTCACGGGGAGCTCGCCGCGGTTCGACGTGTTCGGCAACGACTTCGGGTGGGGGAGGCCGGTGGCAGTGAGGAGCGGCGCCGGGAACAAGATCGACGGGAAGGCGACGGTGTTCGAGGGCCCGGACGGCGCCGGGAGCATGTCGCTCGAGGTTTGCATCGCGCCGGACGCGCTCCGGAggctcgtcgccgacgacgagttCATGGACGCCGTCACCCTCCCCTCATCGTGA
- the LOC127781985 gene encoding uncharacterized protein LOC127781985, with translation MNARLRSRRQSVTPGERSALLARRNALYAARRDKPCAESIALECPEGSSPSLLDPTPCLETTGDVPATSNLQAEHAADHLARSSTFEDDDMDSFMDDDIDDEYYLFARLGDDEDDDMVQSDDDDTQAPTSSIPDPFDCVYSNIPQSTNVLKPEPDCKHCGAKRFQESSPEHLELYFYDDDPTLSHRVRRSPSLDQDVIRTVSDILWNNPYSETFRSLGQADDLANYRVTLNLDHRLDQTRYNVPVTTEVAAVWVEGNERRKFEPSVTIYGNDRTHKCIQPFYRCYDPLSYPLFFPRGESGWHQGLPKDKITMEAAITRHGDDPDCNSGIRVSVRDYYCYKFQMRHGIFNPILHGGCLFQQFAVDMYIKVESSRLDYDEIIRELEPGQTPQDRPDLVVRVFRAKLEDLKKQLFEKHILGKVIAHVYVVEFQKRGLPHAHFLLIMSSRYKLTSADQYDRIVSAELPDKKKYRELYDMVVKHMMHGPCGPLNGKCQCMRDGKCRNNYPREFNPTTSQGKDSYPLYRRRNDSKSRMVRGHPLDNRWVVPYNPYLLRMYNCYMNVEVCSSIKAVKYLFKYLYKGHDRALISINEADNNGEINEIQRYRDARWVTPPEALWRIYGFDICHISPSVRQLQLHLPNMHMLAFDADKDLRDVLDKEDAGRSMLTAYFEANRQHVWARDILYRDFPMWFTWQTPGSTSFEDLRIVDGVVMPSFRAAAERKGLIEADNTLDECLTEAEVFQMPLSLRRLFATILVYCEPNDVRGLWDKHLDAMSDDYKRNNTCPHVVQQMVLIDIRGMLQSMGKEITSFPLPEIDESHDSTRGDPREIIEESSIGVETDDMNLSDQLNDEQRSAFNKIMNVVGSAQGGVFFVDGPGGTRKTFLYMG, from the exons ATGAATGCCCGCCTTAGGTCAAGACGACAAAGTGTTACTCCAGGGGAAAGGTCTGCTCTTTTGGCACGACGTAATGCACTCTATGCAGCTCGGCGTGACAAACCATGTGCTGAATCAATTGCATTGGAGTGCCCTGAGGGTAGCAGCCCGTCGTTGCTAGATCCAACGCCTTGCTTGGAAACAACCGGTGATGTGCCAGCTACATCGAACCTGCAAGCTGAGCATGCTGCAGATCATCTTGCACGATCGAGCACCTTCGAGGAtg ATGATATGGATTCCTTCATGGATGATGACATCGACGATGAATACTACTTGTTTGCTAGGCTAG GcgatgatgaggatgacgaTATGGTACAATCCGATGATGACGACACGCAAGCACCGACCTCTTCGATTCCTGATCCATTCGACTGTGTGTATAGCAACATCCCACAAAGCACAAATGTTCTGAAGCCTGAGCCTGACTGTAAACATTGTGGCGCCAAGAGGTTCCA AGAGTCTAGTCCAGAGCATCTCGAGTTGTATTTCTACGATGACGATCCAACCTTGAGTCACAGAGTCCGTCGTTCTCCGAGCCTTGACCAGGATGTGATCAGGACTGTTTCAGACATCCTTTGGAACAACCCGTACTCGGAGACATTTAGAAGTCTGGGGCAGGCTGATGACCTCGCGAACTACCGCGTGACACTAAATCTAGATCATAGGTTGGACCAAACGCGTTACAATGTGCCGGTGACAACTGAGGTCGCTGCTGTCTGGGTTGAAGGAAACGAGAGAAGGAAGTTTGAGCCTAGCGTGACAATATACGGTAACGACCGTACCCATAAATGCATCCAGCCTTTCTACAGATGTTACGATCCACTCTCGTATCCTTTGTTCTTTCCTAGAGGAGAGAGTGGTTGGCATCAAGGTCTTCCAAAGGACAAAATAACCATGGAGGCTGCAATCACGCGTCATGGCGATGATCCTG ATTGTAACAGCGGGATACGAGTCTCTGTAAGGGACTACTACTGCTACAAATTCCAGATGCGTCATGGGATTTTCAATCCTATACTTCACGGCGGATGCCTGTTCCAGCAGTTCGCTGTTGACATGTACATCAAGGTTGAGAGCTCCCGTCTGGACTAT GATGAAATTATTCGTGAGCTTGAGCCTGGCCAGACACCACAAGATCGTCCTGATCTTGTGGTCCGTGTCTTTCGAGCCAAGTTAGAGGACCTAAAGAAGCAGTTGTTCGAGAAACACATTCTTGGCAAGGTCATTGCACATGTTTATGTTGTTGAGTTTCAGAAGAGGGGTCTGCCGCATGCACACTTCTTGTTGATCATGAGTAGTCGATACAAGCTAACATCTGCGGACCAATATGACCGCATCGTCTCGGCTGAGCTTCCCGATAAGAAAAAGTATAGAGAGCTATACGATATGGTTGTTAAGCATATGATGCATGGCCCTTGTGGTCCACTCAACGGTAAATGCCAATGCATGCGAGATGGAAAGTGCAGGAACAACTACCCACGAGAGTTCAACCCTACAACCTCGCAAGGCAAGGATTCATACCCGTTGTATAGGAGACGTAATGACAGCAAGAGTAGGATGGTTAGAGGCCACCCTCTCGATAATAGGTGGGTTGTCCCGTACAATCCATATCTTCTACGGATGTACAACTGTTACATGAATGTCGAGGTTTGTTCAAGTATCAAGGCAGTAAAGTACCTCTTTAAATACCTATACAAGGGACACGACAGAGCCTTGATATCCATAAACGAGGCAGATAACAACGGCGAAATCAATGAGATTCAGCGCTACAGGGATGCGAGGTGGGTGACCCCTCCAGAAGCCTTGTGGCGTATATATGGGTTTGACATATGCCACATCTCGCCGTCTGTGAGGCAGTTGCAACTTCATCTGCCAAACATGCACATGTTGGCTTTCGATGCAGACAAGGATCTCCGTGACGTTCTTGATAAGGAAGACGCAGGCAGGTCGATGCTTACAGCGTATTTCGAGGCAAACAGGCAGCATGTCTGGGCTCGAGATATCCTTTATAGGGATTTCCCAATGTGGTTTACTTGGCAGACGCCAG GCTCCACCTCATTCGAAGACCTACGTATTGTTGATGGCGTGGTCATGCCTTCgttccgtgctgcagctgaaaGAAAGGGTCTTATAGAGGCAGACAACACCCTCGACGAGTGCCTTACGGAGGCCGAGGTCTTCCAGATGCCACTGTCGCTACGCAGGTTATTCGCTACCATATTGGTGTATTGCGAACCTAACGATGTCCGTGGTCTTTGGGACAAACATCTAGATGCCATGTCTGATGACTACAAGCGTAACAACACATGCCCTCATGTTGTCCAACAGATGGTGCTGATAGATATCCGAGGCATGCTACAATCAATGGGAAAGGAAATCACATCGTTTCCGCTCCCTGAAATTGACGAATCACATGATAGTACCAGAGGAGATCCCAGAGAGATTATTGAGGAGTCATCCATTGGTGTGGAGACGGACGATATGAACCTCTCAGACCAGCTCAATGATGAGCAAAGGTCTGCATTCAACAAAATCATGAATGTAGTTGGTAGTGCTCAGGGGGGTGTTTTCTTCGTAGATGGCCCAGGAGGCACGAGGAAGACTTTCCTGTATATGGGATGA
- the LOC127782164 gene encoding uncharacterized acetyltransferase At3g50280-like encodes MAMAATTSGDRVVHVVSRRIVRPPPPPPTRSSETETVHLTPWDIQMITVDYIQKGVLLPKPPTGGELLVEHLASSFARALGRFYPFAGRLAVDRSSSGAREAIAVSLRCTGEGAELVHAVAPDVTVADVAASLYVPRVVWSFFPLDGMVGADAVAGARPVLAAQVTELADGVFVAMSLNHGVADGTTFWHLFNTWSEMSRSGGGDVDEAEISTPPPVLDRWFPDSCPVPVTLPFAKLERIVRRFECPPVEECFFHFSPESVKQLKATANAEVAGEATATISSLQSLLAHVWRSVSRARRLPPEQETTYTVLVGCRGRVKRIPQAYAGNAVVRATARATAGEIEGRGLGWTAWLLNRAVASFDEEALVRSSSSWPREPRFAYLAGWWHPAAMVTGNSPRFDVFGNDFGWGRPVGARSGGANKVDGRATVYEGRGGGGGAMAMEVCLAPETLARVVADAEFLGRRDVVGLPCSFG; translated from the coding sequence atggcgatggcggcgactaCGTCTGGTGACCGCGTCGTCCATGTCGTGTCCCGCCGCATagtccggccaccgccgccgccgccgacgagaagcTCGGAGACCGAGACCGTGCACCTGACGCCGTGGGACATCCAGATGATCACCGTGGACTACATCCAGAAGGGCGTCCTCCTGCCCAAGCCGCCCACCGGTGGCGAGCtcctcgtcgaacaccttgcgtCGTCGTTCGCCCGCGCTCTCGGCCGCTTCTACcccttcgccggccgcctcgccgtcgatcggagcagcagcggcgcacGCGAGGCCATCGCCGTCTCGCTGCGCTGCACCGGCGAGGGCGCGGAGCTCGTCCATGCCGTGGCGCCCGACGtcaccgtcgccgacgtcgcggCGTCGCTGTACGTGCCTCGCGTCGTCTGGTCGTTCTTCCCGCTCGACGGGATGGTCGGCGCGGACGCCGTTGCTGGCGCCCGACCCGTTCTCGCCGCGCAGGTgaccgagctcgccgacggcgtgTTCGTCGCCATGTCGCTCAACCACGGCGTCGCCGACGGGACCACCTTCTGGCACCTGTTCAACACCTGGTCCGAGATGagccgaagcggcggcggcgatgtcgacgAGGCCGAGAtttccacgccgccgccggtgctcgACCGGTGGTTCCCGGACTCTTGCCCCGTTCCGGTCACTCTCCCCTTCGCCAAGCTGGAACGCATCGTCCGGCGGTTCGAGTGCCCACCGGTGGAGGAGTGCTTCTTCCATTTCTCGCCGGAGAGCGTCAAGCAACTCAAGGCGACGGCGAACGCCGAGGTGGCCGGCGAGGCCACGGCGACCATCTCCTCCCTCCAGTCCCTGCTCGCTCACGTGTGGCGGTCAGTGTCTCGCGCCAGGCGCCTCCCGCCGGAGCAGGAGACGACGTACACGGTGCTCGTCGGATGCCGGGGACGGGTCAAGCGCATCCCACAGGCCTACGCCGGCAACGCCGTGGTGCGCGCcacggcgagggcgacggccggcgagaTCGAGGGGAGGGGGCTGGGTTGGACGGCGTGGCTGCTGAACCGCGCCGTGGCGTCGTTCGACGAGGAGGCACTGGTGAGGTCGTCCTCGTCGTGGCCACGCGAGCCACGGTTCGCGTACCTGGCCGGGTGGTGGCAcccggcggcgatggtgacCGGGAACTCGCCGCGGTTCGACGTGTTCGGGAACGACTTCGGGTGGGGGAGGCCGGTGGGcgcgcggagcggcggcgcgaacaAGGTGGATGGGAGGGCGACGGTGTAcgaggggagaggcggtggcggcggcgccatggcgatGGAGGTGTGCCTGGCGCCGGAGACGCTCGCGCGGGTCGTCGCCGATGCCGAGTTCTTGGGCCGCCGCGATGTCGTAGGCCTACCATGTTCTTTTGGCTGA